Below is a genomic region from Fibrobacter sp..
TCCGTCGCGGCGCTGCTTTCTTCGAGGACCGCTTCTGAGCTGCTGCTTTCTTCTTCGGGAATGTCCAATTCTCCATCGGCATTCTCCATGGCGGCCTTGCAGACGTCGTCGGCTTCGCAGTCCTTGATGGCGTTGTTCCTAAGGGTCCACATGTTACCGGTATCGCCTTCCACAAACGGAGGGCCATAGTTCAGCAAGGCAAGTTCGTCTTCGCCGCCACGAGCATCTACGGTGCCATCTCCGCAAGCCCAAAAGGTTGCGGTAACCATAACTACAGAGGAAAAAAAGATAAAAGGATTCTTACCCATAACCCATACTCCCTAAATTACCCAACCATAAATATATATTTTTTTTTACGAATAGAAGGCGCAGGCAAGGACCCGCTATCAAAAAAGCGCCTGTAAACAAAATTTTCAGGCATATTTCGCCCCAAAGAAACGTCTTATACATAGACGGGACCTTCCCCGTCTGCGATACGGGCGCGTTCCCGCATTTTTGGAATAAAAATGACAAGAGAGGAATTCCTCGCCATGGTCAAGGACGTGCACGAGCATCCCGAACACCTGGCGAAATACCGCAAGAAGTACAAGAACGTTTACCCGTTCAGCGACGGCATCTTCAAGATGCTCATGGCGAACGAGGCCAAGCCGCAGCGCACCGTAAAGTTCCTGAACGCCATGCTCGGGCTTACCGGACGCAAGGCCATCAAGACATACACCCTCGGGGTTCCGGAGAACCCTGGTGTACTGAATGACAAGACCGCCATCTTCGACATCTACGGCACTACGCAATCCGGTGAGCCGGTGCTTATCGAGGTGCAGCAGACATTCAACAAGCTGTTCGTCGACAGGCTCATCTACTACACCGGCCGCGTCGTCTCGCGCACCGTCAAGAAATCGCAAGATTACAAGTTGCCACACATCTACGTGCTCTCGCTTTTGACCGAGAACCAGTTCCCGAAGGAACCGGACACCTACCTGCACCATGCGCAAATCGTGCGGAATCGTCGCATTTTCTACAAAAAAATGGACATCTATCTGGTCGAAATCGAGAAGTTCTTCGCCATCGACAAGCGCACCTCACCGTGCAAGCGCGAAGCGACCGACAGGGCCGAAATGCTGCGCCTGTTCCGCGACGTGCTCGAGGAAAATGATATCCCCGAGGAAAAGCTGAAGAAACTGCTTGACAAGGACTTCATGAAAGATGTATCTTTAGTGGGGTACACCGACGAGACACTCCTGAACGAGGTTGACGGGATGACGAATATTATTTACGAAAAACAGGGATCATATTTGCAGGGTGGCGAAGACAAGGCGAACGAAATCGCCCTCGCGATGCTTGCCGAAGGCGATTCCGTTGACAAAATTGTCCGTGTAACCAAGCTCCCGAAGCAGGAAGTGGTCAAACTGAAGCGGCAAGCCGCGAAAGAACTGGCCACAGCGTAGCTCCATTGTCATCCCCGACTCGGTCGGGGATCTCCTAGCCCCCCTTCGTCATCCTCGCGGAGGCGAGGATCCGTGTACATCCCTCCAGCGGATGTTCGCCTACGCGAACATGACGAAAGCCTTCCTTGTCATCCTCGCGACCTGTGGTGAGCGAAGTCGAACCAAGGCGAGGATCCGCTTGAATCAATCAAATGGCAAAAGCCCCCGGACGGCGTGCGTCCTGGGGCTTTGTTTGTTTAGGGGTAAAGGAAAGGCACCCCGACACGGATGTGGGGGAGCCTTGTGCGTAGGAAACTATTCTTTGAGGCTACCAGCAGCCAATAGAACACTTCATCACGCCATCAGTATCACAGGATGTTGTATATGTATTATTTAGATTCTGCCATGCAGCATAGTAATTCAAAGTGTTATTCTTATCTGCAGACTGTGTTCCTACGGTCTTATAAAAAGCTCCTGAACAAGATATTACAACATTTCCTGAACAAGTCGCCTTTGCCTTTATATCCACACCACATGGGACATCAACATTCGATGATCCGTTCGTCAACGAGATTGGACCCAGGTAGCCTACAGTGCAATTTTCGGAGTCTGATCCTTTTGAATTGGTTAGTGTCAATGAATATGTGATATTACCAGCAGAAGTTGCTCCAGCATCAGTAAAAGAAATTTTTCCACTTCGCCATGTTCCACTAGCAATGGAAACACCCGACTTCTTGATGGAATAATTACATTCTTCCAATGCAAAACATGCCGGAGCAACAGGCGTTATTGAAGCACTCTTCCCAATACCAACCTGTACTGTAGGACACGAAGATATAGAGGGCGCAACTATAGGCGCACACGGATTATACCCAGAAGAGCGAATAGAGACATACTTGTTCGCAATATTGAAATACCATCCACCATCCACTGCCGTATAATTTGCAAGGGCATTTGCACAATTTGTAGCATTATCATAACACAATTGTCCATTTGACGGAGTACTTCCATTAACTGTATATCCCTGATTTACATCAAGTCTTGTTGCAGATGCTACAAATACACATCCTGTAAACGGGTTTTGATCAATATTGCCTGTTACGATATTAT
It encodes:
- a CDS encoding PD-(D/E)XK nuclease family transposase — translated: MTREEFLAMVKDVHEHPEHLAKYRKKYKNVYPFSDGIFKMLMANEAKPQRTVKFLNAMLGLTGRKAIKTYTLGVPENPGVLNDKTAIFDIYGTTQSGEPVLIEVQQTFNKLFVDRLIYYTGRVVSRTVKKSQDYKLPHIYVLSLLTENQFPKEPDTYLHHAQIVRNRRIFYKKMDIYLVEIEKFFAIDKRTSPCKREATDRAEMLRLFRDVLEENDIPEEKLKKLLDKDFMKDVSLVGYTDETLLNEVDGMTNIIYEKQGSYLQGGEDKANEIALAMLAEGDSVDKIVRVTKLPKQEVVKLKRQAAKELATA